One genomic region from Accipiter gentilis chromosome Z, bAccGen1.1, whole genome shotgun sequence encodes:
- the TMEM174 gene encoding transmembrane protein 174: MEQNNNNVEDFSLNVFSVTPYQPNRSDALVSDGDKAGATLLFSGVFLGLVGITFTVMGWIKYDGITHLEWTQLLGPILLSVGVTFILIAVCKFNMLTCKPCKEREENTSDLDQTASGQSFVFTGINQPITFHGATVVQYIPPPYPAQEGITVSPGYLHPVLSCCSAVSSGASPIPTPGSAHFCPAYPLDNPAFTGDENYATYPAENTRNQRSEDGSDEPEELLEDYVCDHLSPPRYEEIYPLSS, from the exons ATGGAGCAGAACAACAACAATGTAGAAGATTTCTCCTTGAATGTCTTTTCTGTCACTCCTTATCAACCAAACAGATCCGATGCTCTGGTGTCAGATGGGGATAAAGCCGGTGCCACTTTGCTCTTTTCGGGTGTGTTTTTGGGACTCGTGGGGATCACTTTCACCGTGATGGGATGGATAAAATACGATGGCATTACTCACCTGGAGTGGACGCAGTTACTAGGGCCTATTCTGCTGTCTGTCGGGGTGACTTTTATTCTGATTGCTGTTTGTAAATTTAACATGCTTACATGCAAGCCCtgtaaagaaagagaggaaaatacgTCAGACCTCGATCAGACTGCAAGTGGACAGTCCTTTGTCTTCACCGGCATTAACCAGCCTATAACTTTTCACGGTGCCACAGTGGTACAGTACATCCCTCCACCGTACCCAGCCCAGGAAGGCATCACTGTGAGTCCTGGCTACCTTCACCCggtgctcagctgctgcagtgctgttTCCTCCGGTGCCTCACCAATTCCCACCCCAGGATCTGCTCACTTCTGCCCTGCGTACCCCCTGGACAACCCAGCTTTTACCGGAGATGAGAACTACGCTACTTACCCTGCAGAGAATACCCGGAATCAGAG GTCAGAGGATGGTTCTGATGAGCCAGAAGAACTGCTGGAAGACTACGTCTGTGACCACTTGTCACCTCCACGTTATGAGGAAATATACCCACTGTCTTCATAA